The DNA segment TACCTTGGCCGAGGCGAAACGAATGAACGTGGTTCAGATTGATGATTAGGATGTCGTTAGCCTGCAAGCGATACGTTCGCCCTTCGACCTCAACGCGGTCCACGCAGCCTGAGATGACATAACAAATCTCCACGTAATCGTGCCAGTGAGGCGGCACCCAATCAGGAGCATCGGACGTGTGGAGTATCGCTTTTACTGGCAACCCAGGATCTGTAACGATATGCTCGAACCTGGCTTCCATTTCCTCTCCTCCCCGAAATACCCCACCGCCTACCTGCACGCCTCAGGCCAAATGCCTTCTAAAGAAGTCGACGATGAGACGAAGGATGCGCTCGTCTGAAAAACCGGGTGTTCCATGTCCTTCGTTCACCAGTCTAATGAGGGTAGCATCCTGTCCCAGTTGGCGAAGGGCATTGTAAAGCAAAACGCTCTGTCCATAAGGGACAAGTGGATCCTGATCCCCGTGCATGATGAGGAACGACGGATAGTCTACCCCAGGCTTCAGGTACGTGATCGGATTCGCCTTGAGCGCCTTTTCGGGGACTTGTTGTATCGGGGCACCGATGTACCTCGATTCTGGAGAGTCGGGACTATCGTGGTCTTGCTGGGACCCTTGCTCGTTCATTCTGAGGAAATCGGTTGGCCCAAACCAATCCACAACAGCTCGAACCGAGGGATCCTCATCCTCAATGTTTCCTGGGAATTCATTCAACATCCCGGCTGTCCCGATCATAGCAGCCAGGTTCCCCCCGGAAGATGCGCCCCAAACACCAATACGTGCGCAATTCACGGCCAGCCGCTGTGCATGCTTTTTAACATATCGAACAGCCTCGAACACGTCTTGTACAGCAGCCGGAAACGGCGCCTCGTAGCTGTACGTATGCTCCACGCTTCCAACCACAAAGCCCTGTTCGACAAGGTATAGGATTTGAGGTGCGCTTTGCAGCAGGTTTTGAGGACCGGCAGCCCCGAAAGCACATCCCTGGATAAACAACACACAAGGATAATCGGCTCCGGTTGGCACAGCGGGACGTACGAAGTGAATGCGCAATGGCCGCTTCGCCACACGATAGACCTCGGAGGTCACCACAGGCACGGTGGGTTTGAGTTCGCTCATCGCAAGTACGGTGGTCTCCAAATCCATCGTTAGCCCTCCTGACTGACGTCAAATAGTGAGTGTTACTGCGCTGTGTTGAGCTCATGCGAAGCCTGATTCAACTCAAGCGCGGTTTCCTTGTAGCCGAGACCCAAAACAAACGTCATTCCAATAATTGCAATGTCCACGATCATCGTCACGCGTAGACCAAAGTGGTCACCTAACCACCCAGCCACGATGGAGCCAATTGTCCCTCCGACCACCTCCCCGACAAAATTCGGAAGCGCTTGCGCTGTCGCGATGAACCGAGGTGGAACCGATTCGCCCGGTATCACAAACATGCACATACTCGCAATGCCTTGGCCTAGACTCAGAACGAAAATGGCCAAGAGCATCAAAGGCACTCGATTGGCAAACGCGATGAACGGCACGGGGGATAAGGTTGACAAGAAGCTAGCAATCAAAAACGCTTTTTTGCGATCAATTTTGTCTGACAATGATGGCAACAAAATATTGCCCAAGATGGACATGATACCATAAAAACTCACGACCAGGGCTGCTGTACTCTGGCTTACATGTCCGACTTTCACCAAATAGAGTGGCATAAACGTGTTTAACGTGGCAATACAACCACCGACAAAAAATATTGCAATACACATCGACAGCCATACGTTCCGGGAGCGGAGCACAACGCGAACATCGGCCCATCGAACTCTCCCTGGTGCGGAGCCCGAAGGCACATCTTGTCGGAGGGGTTCCTTCATGAAACGCGCCAGAAACAACGCCACAATGAGTCCCGGTATTGTGATGACGAACAAGCCATACCTCCAGCCCCATCGCGTGGCAATACAGACCAAAAGAATCGGAGTGATTGCATTAAATAAAGCCGAAGTGGCTATGGGCAGCCCCGTGTTCCGCCCTTTTCGGTGGGGACTGGACTCCATGAGAACCGTCGATTGAACGAGCGGAATCGTCGGACCCTCGGCGGCTCCAAGCAGGACACGCGCCAAAAGCAACCCAATGAACGATGTTGCAAGCCCGCTGAACAAAGTGGATATCGAAAACACAAGGACGAGAGCAATTAACATCCGTTTCTTATTCCCTATGATATCAGACACATAGGCGAAGACGACAGCGCCAAATCCCCATGCCAGCGCGACCGCCGACATGGTCTCGCCAAGCTGCGTGTCATTCAAGTGGAGAGAACGCGCGATTTGTGGAAAGAGGTTCGTAATTCCAAACCGATCTGCAAACACCAAACCATACACGACACACATGAGAGCAACTATTAGATTTTCGTATTTCGAACCTGACGATTTCATGTGATCACCCCGCAAACGCTTTCTTGAAGCTCATTGTAGTAGCGGCTCCCACAACAAGACGCCCATTTTTTAAGCTGCAAAATCTCATTTTCTACGAAGCTTCTCGACGGTTCGTTCGCAGACCGCTGTACGCTTTCACGCCACGGTTGCACCGCCTTAAAACATTGTATTCCGATGAGTTTTATGGTAGCCTGATCTCCTGTCAGCATCATGCTTTGGAGGTGATTCCATGGCCAGTCCAGAGGCTCGCATCGTAGACCTCGAAGCGCGTACGATGCAAAGCCCATCGGATCACGTGCAGCGCGTTTGGACGGCAGCCGCTCTCATCGTGTTTGTCCTCGGCTTCTTCTATTTGTGGAACGCCGTCTCGCCGGTCCACGCCGTCTTGTTCCTAGTGACGGGGGTCCTCGGCGTCGCGCTGTACTACGCGCACTTCGGGTTCACGACGTCCTTTCGCACGACCATCGTGTCCGGCCGCACCGTCGGCCTGCGCGCCCAGATGATCATGTTCGCGCTCGCCAACGTCCTCTTCCTTCCACTTCTGGTGCGAGGCCATGTGTTCGATCACGCCGTGAAGGCGAGCGTCTATCCCGTCGGACTGTCCGTGCTCGTGGGGTCGTTTCTCTTCGGCATCGGCATGCAACTGGGGGATGGCTGCGCGTCCGGCACCCTGTATCACACGGGCGGCGGCGACGCGCGCGGCCTTCTGACGCTCGTCGGTTTCGTCATCGGATCGTTCTTTGGCTCTCTCAACTACGCTTGGTGGATGAGCACGCCGAGTCTCGGCAAGATCTCGCTCATCCAATCGCTCGGGCCGCTCGGCGGGATCGCGGCAAATTTCGCCATCATGGCACTCATCTTCGTGGGCTCGCTTTGGCTGGAACGGCGCCGCAATGGAGATGTGGAGCCGTTGGTCACGCGGCGAGCATGGCATGTGAGCCGGATCGTGAAAGGCCCCTGGTCGTGGATTGCGGGCGGTGTGGTCCTCGCCGTGGGCAATTTCATCGTGTTGGCGCTCTCTGGAAAACCATGGGGCATCACGTCGGCCTTTGCGCTTTGGGCAGCCAAGCTCAGCGCCGCGTTCGGCTACCCGGTCCAGTCACTGCCGTACTGGCAAACGCCGCAGAACGCGGCGGCGCTGCATCACAGCGTGCTGCAAAATCTCGAGACGACCGACGACATCGCCATCATGTTGGGCGCCCTCCTCGCGGCGAGCCTGGCGGGCGCGCTGCCCAAGCGGTACCTGCGCCCCTTGC comes from the Alicyclobacillus vulcanalis genome and includes:
- a CDS encoding alpha/beta hydrolase, which translates into the protein MDLETTVLAMSELKPTVPVVTSEVYRVAKRPLRIHFVRPAVPTGADYPCVLFIQGCAFGAAGPQNLLQSAPQILYLVEQGFVVGSVEHTYSYEAPFPAAVQDVFEAVRYVKKHAQRLAVNCARIGVWGASSGGNLAAMIGTAGMLNEFPGNIEDEDPSVRAVVDWFGPTDFLRMNEQGSQQDHDSPDSPESRYIGAPIQQVPEKALKANPITYLKPGVDYPSFLIMHGDQDPLVPYGQSVLLYNALRQLGQDATLIRLVNEGHGTPGFSDERILRLIVDFFRRHLA
- a CDS encoding MFS transporter is translated as MKSSGSKYENLIVALMCVVYGLVFADRFGITNLFPQIARSLHLNDTQLGETMSAVALAWGFGAVVFAYVSDIIGNKKRMLIALVLVFSISTLFSGLATSFIGLLLARVLLGAAEGPTIPLVQSTVLMESSPHRKGRNTGLPIATSALFNAITPILLVCIATRWGWRYGLFVITIPGLIVALFLARFMKEPLRQDVPSGSAPGRVRWADVRVVLRSRNVWLSMCIAIFFVGGCIATLNTFMPLYLVKVGHVSQSTAALVVSFYGIMSILGNILLPSLSDKIDRKKAFLIASFLSTLSPVPFIAFANRVPLMLLAIFVLSLGQGIASMCMFVIPGESVPPRFIATAQALPNFVGEVVGGTIGSIVAGWLGDHFGLRVTMIVDIAIIGMTFVLGLGYKETALELNQASHELNTAQ
- a CDS encoding YeeE/YedE family protein → MASPEARIVDLEARTMQSPSDHVQRVWTAAALIVFVLGFFYLWNAVSPVHAVLFLVTGVLGVALYYAHFGFTTSFRTTIVSGRTVGLRAQMIMFALANVLFLPLLVRGHVFDHAVKASVYPVGLSVLVGSFLFGIGMQLGDGCASGTLYHTGGGDARGLLTLVGFVIGSFFGSLNYAWWMSTPSLGKISLIQSLGPLGGIAANFAIMALIFVGSLWLERRRNGDVEPLVTRRAWHVSRIVKGPWSWIAGGVVLAVGNFIVLALSGKPWGITSAFALWAAKLSAAFGYPVQSLPYWQTPQNAAALHHSVLQNLETTDDIAIMLGALLAASLAGALPKRYLRPLPWQMIVGVLLGGCLMGYGARIAFGCNIGAYFSGVASFSLHGWEWFAGALIGSLIGVRLRPACRLPNR